One part of the Patescibacteria group bacterium genome encodes these proteins:
- a CDS encoding glycosyltransferase family 9 protein, which produces MTINLLIKKHQKLWQKFLANLSYWQVSRIRKLIKIFKALWFLAYWPIEIISDLISLFRKKKEYRLPAEPKILIIKIDQLGDLLFSTWLLPAIKKQWPASHIDYLINPKNEAVLKDNPNVNNIYHWNNRFLNNIPGRQRMSLSKIFKNYSKLKIDHDYDLVINGRAFWPSSNRLARKLGKTLVAFDISQLSDLADIIVPYDLKSWEEKNYQNLLRAIGVAETIIENTEARGQFFNFQKLAQEIDAPYWVLAPVSFDPEKTWEKKKWIEFSRVFLEKNPGQIIIASGTKEQAGWLEEIKNGLRGQNEIYNRFLVRSDLDLGQLASLIKGCQGFIGLESFAAHLAIALDKPVSCLVNTNLFYVPGISQNRLVDGRSMLPEMGNVKILKRDTIDITSLIRLY; this is translated from the coding sequence ATGACCATTAATTTACTGATCAAAAAACATCAGAAGTTGTGGCAGAAATTCTTAGCCAATCTTTCATACTGGCAAGTAAGCCGCATCCGGAAGCTAATCAAGATTTTCAAAGCTTTGTGGTTTTTGGCCTACTGGCCTATAGAAATAATCAGCGACTTGATATCATTATTTAGGAAGAAGAAAGAATATCGTTTGCCCGCTGAACCTAAAATACTAATTATCAAGATTGATCAGTTGGGCGACCTCTTATTCTCCACCTGGCTCTTGCCGGCCATCAAAAAACAATGGCCAGCTAGCCATATCGATTATCTTATCAACCCCAAAAATGAAGCCGTCCTAAAAGATAATCCAAACGTTAACAATATATACCACTGGAATAACCGCTTCCTCAACAATATCCCCGGCAGACAAAGGATGAGTCTGTCTAAAATATTTAAAAACTATTCTAAGCTTAAAATAGATCATGATTATGACCTGGTTATCAACGGCCGCGCTTTCTGGCCGAGCAGTAATCGCTTAGCCCGGAAATTAGGAAAAACCTTGGTTGCTTTCGATATCAGCCAGCTGAGCGATTTAGCTGATATTATCGTGCCCTATGACCTAAAGTCTTGGGAAGAAAAAAATTACCAGAATCTGCTAAGAGCCATCGGGGTTGCAGAAACAATCATAGAGAACACAGAAGCGCGAGGACAGTTTTTCAACTTCCAAAAATTAGCTCAAGAGATAGACGCTCCCTATTGGGTGCTAGCACCAGTTTCCTTTGATCCGGAAAAGACCTGGGAAAAGAAAAAATGGATAGAATTCTCTCGAGTGTTTTTAGAAAAAAATCCAGGACAAATTATCATCGCTAGCGGAACAAAAGAACAAGCGGGGTGGCTGGAAGAAATAAAAAATGGCCTAAGAGGCCAAAATGAAATATATAATCGCTTTCTCGTTCGTAGTGATCTAGACTTAGGACAGCTGGCCAGCCTCATTAAGGGTTGCCAGGGCTTTATCGGCCTAGAGTCTTTCGCTGCTCACCTAGCTATCGCTCTAGATAAACCCGTTTCCTGCCTGGTTAATACTAACCTGTTCTATGTTCCCGGTATCAGTCAAAACAGACTAGTTGACGGCCGATCGATGTTGCCGGAAATGGGAAATGTTAAAATCTTAAAACGAGATACTATTGACATCACGAGTCTTATCCGGCTCTACTAA
- a CDS encoding glycosyltransferase family 1 protein, translated as MIIAFNLIPYTEVNGLQIFAANLLEHLQIGPEDRLLLFTNQKSSELFKDLNPRAEMINKNFPRLSRFQLALYQQLSFNQALKKEKVDVLFCPSLALPLFWRKKIVTIHDLAFLRYREESSGGIFRLYLKLALWSAKYFSLGLAAISEFSRQEIVDLMRVPKEKIAIISRGAPEFPEISETEEIEVLNKFQLLSANRQPKKYWLYLGAGYYRKNLDRLLEAFRLFLVDNGDEAEKYYLVIAGKQDEGIRKIASLVKEDGAWSQFSSQIIFTGFITENEKQALIKNALALAFVSLYEGFGLPPLEAQALNTPVLGGNSSSIPEICGQGAYLVDPKNIPAIKESLSLISSDDKLRQELISRGQKNLEHYSWTQVAQDFNSLIHRYDH; from the coding sequence ATGATAATTGCTTTTAATCTCATCCCCTATACTGAAGTAAACGGCTTGCAAATCTTTGCCGCTAATCTGCTTGAGCATCTACAAATCGGCCCGGAGGACCGATTGCTTTTATTTACCAATCAAAAATCAAGCGAACTATTTAAGGATTTAAATCCTCGAGCAGAGATGATAAATAAAAATTTTCCTAGGCTCTCTCGGTTCCAGCTTGCTCTATATCAACAATTATCTTTCAACCAAGCTTTAAAGAAAGAAAAGGTAGACGTCCTCTTTTGCCCTTCGCTCGCCCTGCCCTTATTCTGGCGTAAAAAAATAGTTACTATCCATGACCTAGCCTTCCTCCGCTACCGTGAAGAATCATCGGGCGGCATCTTCCGTCTATACCTGAAACTAGCCTTATGGTCCGCCAAGTATTTTTCCCTGGGGCTGGCCGCTATTTCTGAATTCTCCCGCCAGGAAATCGTGGATCTAATGCGAGTCCCTAAAGAAAAAATCGCCATCATTTCTCGAGGAGCGCCGGAATTTCCAGAAATATCTGAAACCGAAGAGATTGAAGTATTAAATAAGTTCCAATTACTCAGCGCAAACCGCCAACCCAAGAAATATTGGCTCTACCTGGGCGCCGGCTACTATCGCAAAAATTTAGATCGCCTACTGGAAGCCTTCAGACTATTTCTAGTGGATAATGGAGATGAAGCGGAAAAATATTATTTAGTCATCGCCGGCAAGCAGGATGAAGGAATCAGAAAGATAGCCAGTCTGGTTAAGGAAGATGGGGCTTGGTCACAATTTTCTTCCCAAATAATCTTCACCGGCTTTATCACTGAAAATGAAAAGCAGGCTCTCATCAAAAACGCCTTGGCTTTAGCTTTTGTGTCTTTGTATGAAGGCTTTGGCTTGCCGCCCCTCGAGGCTCAGGCTCTCAATACTCCGGTGTTAGGGGGTAACAGTTCTTCTATTCCCGAGATCTGCGGTCAAGGCGCCTATTTAGTCGATCCTAAAAATATACCGGCCATCAAAGAGTCTCTATCTTTAATCAGTTCAGATGATAAGCTAAGACAAGAATTAATCTCCCGCGGCCAAAAAAACTTGGAACACTACTCTTGGACACAAGTCGCCCAAGACTTCAATTCCTTAATCCATCGCTATGACCATTAA
- a CDS encoding glycosyltransferase family 2 protein, giving the protein MDFSFIIINYRTLDLSRNCLDSLFNYLPNDKSWEIILIDNCSNDDSAPRLKQKFQERLTFIQNDTNRGFAGANNQGAQIAKGKYLFFLNSDTEIKENILPPLKQLLESKTEIGVLAPKVLNPEGKWQFGACGRQQTLKNLFLQNTKANWLRSKKADYWETDWVSGAALIIRRDVFMSIKGWDEKFFLYLEDTDLCLRTRKSGYLVVICPSASLIHYGGKSPARQRSRRRYYYFSQNYFFKKHYGLLASLIMRFIRLPYKTIKLLKK; this is encoded by the coding sequence ATGGATTTTTCTTTCATCATCATTAACTATCGCACTCTTGATTTAAGCAGAAATTGTCTTGATTCCCTGTTTAATTATTTGCCAAATGATAAGAGCTGGGAAATTATTTTAATAGATAACTGTTCAAATGATGATAGCGCTCCAAGGCTTAAGCAAAAATTTCAGGAGCGCCTCACATTTATCCAAAATGATACTAACCGTGGTTTTGCCGGCGCCAACAACCAGGGCGCCCAAATAGCCAAGGGGAAATATCTTTTTTTTCTAAATAGTGATACGGAGATAAAAGAAAATATCTTGCCGCCGCTGAAACAACTTTTAGAAAGTAAAACGGAGATAGGAGTGCTCGCGCCTAAGGTGCTAAACCCTGAAGGCAAGTGGCAATTCGGCGCCTGCGGCCGGCAGCAGACTCTTAAAAACTTATTCCTGCAAAACACCAAAGCCAATTGGCTACGAAGCAAGAAAGCTGATTATTGGGAAACAGACTGGGTGAGCGGAGCCGCTCTAATCATTAGACGTGATGTTTTTATGAGCATTAAAGGCTGGGATGAAAAATTTTTCCTTTACCTGGAAGACACTGACCTCTGTCTGCGCACTAGAAAATCAGGCTACTTAGTGGTAATTTGTCCAAGCGCTAGCCTCATCCATTATGGCGGCAAGAGTCCAGCCAGGCAGCGCTCCCGCCGCCGGTATTACTATTTTTCCCAAAACTATTTTTTTAAGAAACATTATGGACTACTGGCAAGTCTGATTATGCGCTTTATTCGCCTTCCCTATAAAACCATCAAACTGCTAAAAAAATGA
- a CDS encoding sugar transferase: MTKQLKKLCLLLGDIFLLNLALYLTLVLRYQSLDINLLWQKHWPHFLVVFPIWLLVFYINNLYNLNVVSSGRRFNRLLINSTLVASSLSTAYFYLNVKSDIAPKTNLLIFILIFLALFLAWRLLFNFIIKTYLPKNNLAIIGDKRSVSNLINSLKEHPHWGYQAAIIIKDASILDNLPALVQEKNIKTIVVADNLGAPEKLNQALFDCLPSKLDYFNFPDFYELLTGKIPVEDIDQSWFIDNLNSGQKNAFVIFKRGFDFILALIILTISLPFWPLVALTIKINSRGPVFFCQNRLGQNGQNFRLIKFRSMRVSGNDFSPTLENDYRVTASGRILRRTRIDEIPQVINIIKGEMSFIGPRPERPDLAEYLSKEIPFYRTRLLIKPGLTGWDQISGQYHSPSLEDTWEKLQYDLFYLKHRSLYLDATIALKTLAIILSRSGR; encoded by the coding sequence ATGACTAAACAATTAAAAAAGCTCTGTTTACTCTTAGGCGATATTTTCCTCTTAAATCTCGCCCTTTACCTGACCTTAGTCCTGCGCTATCAAAGCCTGGATATCAACCTCCTTTGGCAGAAACACTGGCCCCATTTCTTAGTCGTCTTCCCGATCTGGCTCCTAGTTTTCTATATCAATAACCTGTACAACCTGAATGTGGTCAGTTCCGGCCGCCGTTTTAACCGTCTCCTCATCAATTCGACCTTAGTCGCCAGTTCCCTGTCCACTGCCTATTTCTATCTCAATGTAAAATCAGATATCGCCCCTAAAACTAACCTCTTAATTTTCATCCTGATCTTCTTAGCCTTATTCCTCGCCTGGCGGCTACTATTTAACTTCATCATCAAGACTTACCTGCCCAAAAACAATCTAGCTATCATCGGCGACAAGCGTTCGGTTTCCAATTTGATCAACAGCCTCAAAGAACACCCCCATTGGGGCTATCAGGCGGCTATCATCATCAAAGATGCTAGTATTTTAGATAATCTCCCGGCTTTGGTGCAGGAAAAAAATATCAAGACGATCGTGGTAGCTGATAATCTAGGGGCGCCGGAAAAATTAAACCAAGCGTTGTTCGATTGCCTCCCCAGCAAGCTTGATTACTTCAACTTCCCTGACTTCTATGAACTCCTGACCGGAAAAATCCCGGTCGAAGATATCGACCAGTCCTGGTTCATAGATAATCTGAACTCCGGACAGAAGAATGCCTTCGTTATTTTCAAGCGCGGCTTCGATTTTATCTTAGCCCTGATAATCCTCACCATCAGTCTGCCCTTCTGGCCGCTTGTCGCTTTGACTATCAAAATCAACAGCCGCGGACCGGTCTTCTTTTGCCAAAATCGGCTCGGGCAGAATGGCCAAAATTTTCGACTGATAAAATTCCGAAGCATGCGGGTGAGCGGCAATGATTTCTCTCCTACCCTGGAAAATGACTACCGCGTAACTGCTAGCGGACGGATTTTGAGGCGGACCCGGATCGATGAGATTCCTCAAGTGATTAATATAATAAAAGGAGAAATGAGCTTCATCGGTCCTCGGCCAGAGAGGCCGGACCTAGCAGAATATCTAAGCAAAGAAATTCCTTTCTATCGTACTCGCCTACTTATCAAACCGGGATTAACCGGCTGGGACCAGATCTCTGGCCAATACCATTCGCCCTCTCTGGAAGATACCTGGGAAAAACTACAATATGATCTATTCTATCTCAAACACCGCTCCCTCTATTTGGACGCAACGATCGCTCTAAAGACTTTAGCTATCATTCTCAGCCGAAGCGGCCGCTAA
- the frr gene encoding ribosome recycling factor, whose translation MNQYLNDKQADFAQALEFFKKEIATLRTGRANPAVLDSVQVEAYGVLNPLNAVGNISVSDARSIVIAPWDKTVLKAIEKAIIEADLGLGVVNEGDKIRLTVPALTEENRKELAKRLSEKMEKSRIVLRQAREEVKSKIEAAFGAKEISEDEKFRFIKELDEFAAKKNEELKEIKDRKEKDIMEI comes from the coding sequence ATGAATCAATATTTAAATGACAAACAAGCTGACTTTGCCCAAGCTTTAGAATTTTTTAAGAAAGAAATCGCGACTTTGCGGACTGGCCGGGCTAATCCGGCAGTTTTAGACAGTGTTCAGGTCGAGGCCTATGGCGTTTTAAATCCGCTGAATGCCGTGGGTAATATCAGCGTTAGCGATGCTCGGAGTATCGTTATCGCTCCTTGGGACAAGACTGTCCTCAAGGCGATTGAGAAAGCGATTATTGAGGCTGATTTAGGCCTGGGGGTAGTGAATGAAGGCGATAAAATTCGCTTGACCGTACCGGCCTTAACCGAAGAGAACCGTAAAGAATTAGCTAAGCGCCTGAGTGAGAAGATGGAGAAGAGCCGGATCGTCTTGCGCCAGGCCAGAGAAGAAGTGAAATCTAAGATTGAAGCCGCTTTTGGCGCCAAAGAAATCAGCGAAGATGAAAAATTCCGTTTCATTAAAGAATTAGATGAGTTTGCGGCCAAGAAGAATGAAGAATTAAAAGAAATCAAGGACCGTAAGGAGAAAGATATTATGGAAATCTAA
- the rseP gene encoding RIP metalloprotease RseP, translating into MFFTIIIFIIVLSVLVFAHELGHFWTARRLGVKAEEFGFGFPPRVFGWQFKSGRFYFIRGKRALTEAESERGTVYSLNWIPIGGFVKIKGENGEGLSEKDSFVSKKIWQRALILAAGVIMNIFLAFVLFSACFMIGAPQATDSQGQVQIEEVMAKSPAEKAGIKAGDLIVSLDGQAFSQVSEVQNFISQKKDQPFDVEVKRGGEIVKINIKAEVKDDKALIGVGLGQIEIVRYPWYKAIAEGFKYTFSVLWLIIVAFFELLRNLVTGQSVGEAVGGPVRIAQMTGDVARVGLVYLLNFTALLSLNLAVINFFPFPALDGGRLLFLVIEKIKGRPVKREFEAAMHNIGFILLMMLIIWVTIKDVLRIFN; encoded by the coding sequence ATGTTTTTTACGATTATCATATTCATTATTGTATTGTCAGTTTTAGTCTTTGCCCATGAGCTTGGCCATTTTTGGACCGCCAGACGTCTGGGCGTGAAGGCTGAAGAATTCGGCTTCGGTTTTCCTCCCCGGGTATTCGGCTGGCAGTTTAAATCTGGCCGCTTTTATTTCATACGGGGCAAGAGGGCTTTGACCGAGGCTGAGAGTGAACGCGGAACAGTCTATTCCTTGAATTGGATCCCGATCGGCGGTTTCGTGAAGATAAAAGGCGAGAACGGCGAGGGTCTGAGCGAGAAAGATAGCTTCGTTTCTAAGAAGATTTGGCAAAGAGCCTTGATATTGGCGGCCGGAGTCATCATGAACATCTTTTTAGCTTTCGTCCTCTTTTCTGCTTGCTTTATGATCGGCGCGCCCCAAGCGACGGATAGCCAGGGCCAGGTGCAAATCGAAGAAGTTATGGCTAAGAGTCCAGCAGAAAAAGCCGGAATCAAAGCCGGCGACCTGATAGTCAGCCTTGATGGCCAAGCTTTTTCCCAAGTCAGTGAAGTCCAGAATTTCATCAGTCAAAAGAAAGACCAGCCTTTTGACGTAGAAGTAAAGAGGGGAGGGGAAATAGTTAAGATAAATATTAAAGCCGAAGTAAAGGATGATAAGGCTTTAATCGGAGTCGGCCTCGGACAGATCGAGATTGTCCGTTATCCTTGGTATAAAGCGATTGCCGAAGGCTTTAAATATACTTTTTCCGTCCTCTGGCTGATTATCGTAGCCTTCTTTGAGCTCTTGCGTAATTTAGTGACTGGCCAGAGCGTGGGTGAAGCCGTTGGCGGCCCGGTGCGCATCGCCCAGATGACTGGAGACGTAGCGCGGGTCGGCCTCGTCTATCTCTTGAATTTCACCGCTCTTCTATCTTTGAATCTGGCGGTCATAAACTTCTTTCCTTTTCCCGCCCTTGATGGCGGACGTTTGCTCTTTCTCGTGATCGAGAAGATAAAGGGCCGGCCGGTTAAGAGGGAATTTGAAGCCGCCATGCACAATATCGGCTTTATCCTGCTTATGATGCTGATTATCTGGGTGACTATCAAAGACGTGCTCAGGATATTCAATTAA
- the raiA gene encoding ribosome-associated translation inhibitor RaiA, with product MNINIKSTRLELTDAIRDYFQDKMDMLDKYLGDLEVINCDVEIEKAVGGQHKGQIYRAEVNIQVPREILRVEKVEKDLYKAIDKVKDHLELVIKKYREKNRDKKRGK from the coding sequence ATGAACATTAACATCAAGTCAACACGTTTAGAATTGACCGACGCTATCCGTGATTATTTCCAGGACAAGATGGACATGCTCGATAAGTATTTAGGAGATTTAGAGGTGATAAACTGCGATGTAGAGATCGAGAAAGCGGTCGGCGGCCAACACAAGGGCCAGATTTATCGGGCGGAGGTCAACATCCAGGTGCCGCGCGAGATTCTGCGGGTAGAAAAAGTGGAGAAGGATCTGTACAAGGCCATTGATAAGGTTAAGGATCATTTGGAACTGGTTATTAAGAAGTATCGAGAGAAGAATCGGGATAAGAAAAGAGGAAAATAG
- the secA gene encoding preprotein translocase subunit SecA has protein sequence MGLLSKIMGDPNVKIIKGMKPILDKINALEPDLQSLSDEALRAKTPALKQRLEKETLDDILPEAFAVIREAARRILGQRHYEVQLIGGIVLHRGQIAEMKTGEGKTLVATLPLYLNALSGKGVHLVTVNDYLSRVGAGWMAPVYHALGLSTSVIIHENAYIYDPEYIDETQFDSRLQHFRRLPRRDAYRCDITYGTNNEFGFDYLRDNMVGSLSQTVQRPLNYAIVDEVDSILIDEARTPLIISAPAEESTDRYFKFAQLVERLEENEDYNVDEKMKAATLTENGIAKMEKWLGVENIYIAGGVKEVHHMEQALKARVLFKKDKDYVVKDGEIIIVDEFTGRLMPGRRYSEGLHQAIEAKEGVKVQKESQTMATITFQNLFRLYDKLAGMTGTAVTEAEEFHKIYKLDTIVIPTHKPNIRQDANDLIYRTEEDKFKAVIRDIKERNQKGQPVLVGTISIEKNEVLADMMEREGLHPEVLNAKNHLKEAQIIAQAGKRGAITLATNMAGRGVDIILGGNPPEKEEQAAVRELGGLHVIGTERHESRRIDNQLRGRAGRQGDPGSSQFFVSTDDDLMRIFGGDRMRNLMKTLRVPADVPIENRMISRSIESAQKKVEGNNFDLRKHLVEYDDVINKHREAIYRRRREILEIGEKNNEAPDENGEARTLGDIVLEMVQGEIMAVVNFHTAGDQIEGWNVTEIYETMRSLFNAEPGLRLELEKIAKGDGHKDKLRQEMIDNLISASREAYAELGDKFKQSNIDFSEVEKGVLIRSIDQMWVEHLETMDYLRRGIGLRGYGQRDPLVEYKKEAYRLYHELNDLIQKQIVYSIYKTAAALAATPNLVSLMAEGESERPLNFQGAAKEMDRQARNNDTIDLVKEKVKDESGHKVGRNDPCPCGSGKKYKHCCGK, from the coding sequence ATGGGTTTACTCAGCAAAATAATGGGCGATCCTAATGTCAAGATCATTAAAGGAATGAAGCCGATTTTAGATAAGATCAACGCTTTGGAACCAGACTTGCAGTCTTTATCCGATGAGGCACTAAGAGCCAAGACCCCAGCCCTTAAACAACGCTTAGAAAAAGAAACTCTAGACGATATTCTGCCCGAAGCTTTTGCCGTAATCAGGGAGGCGGCTCGAAGAATATTGGGCCAGCGACATTATGAAGTGCAATTAATCGGCGGCATCGTTTTGCATCGCGGCCAGATTGCAGAAATGAAGACCGGTGAAGGCAAGACTTTAGTGGCCACCCTGCCTTTGTATCTTAATGCTTTAAGCGGAAAAGGAGTTCATTTAGTAACCGTTAATGATTATTTGTCGCGAGTCGGTGCCGGCTGGATGGCTCCAGTCTATCATGCTCTCGGGCTGTCTACTTCCGTCATTATCCATGAGAATGCCTATATTTATGATCCTGAATATATTGATGAAACCCAATTCGATTCTCGTCTGCAGCATTTTCGCCGCCTGCCGCGCCGGGATGCCTATCGCTGTGATATTACCTATGGCACTAACAATGAATTCGGTTTTGATTACTTGCGGGATAATATGGTTGGGAGTCTGAGCCAGACTGTCCAGCGTCCTCTTAATTACGCGATCGTCGATGAAGTTGATTCGATTTTAATCGATGAAGCGCGTACCCCGCTCATTATCTCTGCTCCAGCTGAAGAATCTACCGACCGCTATTTTAAATTCGCCCAGCTGGTGGAAAGGTTGGAAGAAAATGAAGATTATAATGTCGACGAGAAGATGAAGGCGGCGACCCTGACGGAAAATGGCATCGCTAAGATGGAAAAATGGTTGGGAGTGGAAAATATCTATATCGCCGGCGGAGTCAAAGAAGTCCATCATATGGAGCAGGCCCTTAAGGCTCGGGTGCTTTTCAAGAAAGATAAAGATTATGTCGTCAAAGACGGCGAAATCATCATCGTTGATGAATTCACCGGCCGTTTGATGCCCGGTCGGCGCTATAGCGAAGGCTTGCACCAGGCGATTGAAGCTAAAGAGGGCGTGAAGGTCCAGAAAGAATCCCAGACGATGGCGACGATTACTTTCCAAAATCTTTTCCGTTTATATGATAAATTAGCCGGCATGACCGGTACGGCCGTAACCGAGGCAGAAGAATTCCACAAGATATATAAATTAGATACGATCGTTATCCCAACCCATAAGCCGAATATCAGGCAGGATGCTAACGATTTGATCTATCGGACCGAAGAGGATAAGTTCAAGGCGGTCATTCGTGATATCAAAGAACGTAACCAGAAGGGCCAGCCAGTGCTCGTCGGCACCATTTCAATCGAAAAGAATGAAGTCTTAGCGGATATGATGGAAAGAGAGGGCTTACATCCCGAAGTCCTTAATGCCAAGAACCACCTTAAGGAAGCTCAAATCATCGCTCAGGCCGGCAAGCGTGGTGCTATAACTTTAGCGACTAACATGGCGGGCCGCGGCGTCGATATTATCTTGGGTGGCAATCCGCCGGAAAAAGAAGAGCAGGCGGCCGTCCGGGAATTAGGCGGTCTGCATGTTATCGGTACCGAGCGCCATGAATCCAGGCGCATTGATAACCAATTGCGCGGTCGGGCGGGACGCCAAGGCGATCCTGGTTCTTCGCAATTCTTCGTCTCTACCGATGATGATCTGATGAGGATTTTCGGGGGCGATCGCATGCGCAATCTGATGAAGACCTTACGGGTGCCGGCTGATGTGCCGATTGAGAATCGGATGATTTCTCGCTCTATCGAATCCGCCCAGAAGAAGGTTGAGGGTAATAACTTTGATTTAAGAAAACACTTGGTTGAATATGATGACGTGATTAACAAACATCGCGAAGCTATCTATCGCCGCCGCCGGGAGATTTTGGAAATCGGCGAAAAAAATAATGAAGCCCCCGATGAGAACGGAGAGGCTAGGACTTTAGGTGATATCGTTTTAGAGATGGTCCAGGGAGAAATCATGGCCGTGGTGAATTTCCATACGGCCGGCGACCAGATTGAGGGCTGGAATGTGACTGAAATCTATGAAACGATGCGTAGCCTTTTTAACGCCGAGCCCGGTCTTCGCTTAGAACTGGAAAAGATCGCTAAAGGTGATGGTCATAAAGACAAGCTGCGCCAGGAGATGATTGATAATCTAATAAGCGCCAGCCGGGAAGCCTACGCGGAATTAGGTGATAAGTTTAAACAATCTAATATAGATTTTTCTGAAGTGGAAAAAGGTGTGCTCATCCGTTCGATCGATCAGATGTGGGTGGAACATTTGGAAACCATGGATTATCTCCGCCGCGGCATCGGTTTAAGAGGCTATGGACAAAGGGATCCTTTGGTAGAATATAAAAAAGAGGCCTATCGCCTCTATCATGAGTTAAATGACTTGATCCAGAAACAGATTGTCTATTCTATCTATAAGACTGCGGCCGCTTTAGCGGCTACCCCCAATTTAGTCAGTCTCATGGCTGAAGGTGAGAGCGAGCGGCCCCTAAATTTCCAGGGCGCGGCCAAAGAGATGGATAGACAGGCAAGAAATAATGATACGATTGACCTGGTTAAGGAGAAGGTAAAAGATGAAAGCGGCCATAAGGTCGGCCGGAACGACCCTTGTCCTTGCGGTAGTGGGAAGAAGTATAAGCATTGCTGTGGGAAATAA
- a CDS encoding BRO family protein, which produces MKKEESKKEIALFSGQEIRRSWNEAEEKWYFAVVDVIAVLTGSADPNDYWYKMKIRVKSEAGVELSTNCRKLKFLAKDGKYYLSDAADTETVFRIIQSIPSPKAEPSKLWLARVGYERVEEVEDPEKAIQRAMATYLKKGYSKEWVDLRLKSIEIRKDLTNEWSARGVKNNEFAILTDDITFAWAGIKVKDYKKIKDLKKENLRDNMTNLELVLNMLAETSTTEISKKELPDTFSKNRKVAKKGGRVAGKARQELEKQLDRSVISRNKFLPAENKKLK; this is translated from the coding sequence ATGAAAAAAGAAGAATCTAAAAAAGAAATCGCCCTTTTTTCTGGGCAAGAAATCAGGCGTTCTTGGAATGAAGCGGAAGAGAAGTGGTATTTTGCGGTAGTCGATGTGATAGCCGTATTGACTGGAAGTGCTGATCCTAATGACTATTGGTATAAGATGAAAATTCGTGTTAAGAGCGAGGCCGGAGTTGAGTTATCGACAAATTGTCGAAAACTGAAATTTTTAGCTAAAGATGGCAAATATTATTTATCCGATGCCGCCGACACGGAGACAGTTTTCCGTATCATCCAGTCTATCCCGTCTCCTAAAGCTGAGCCATCCAAGCTTTGGTTAGCTCGGGTCGGTTATGAAAGAGTCGAAGAGGTTGAAGATCCGGAAAAGGCCATCCAGAGGGCAATGGCGACTTATTTAAAGAAAGGTTATTCTAAAGAGTGGGTTGACTTAAGACTGAAAAGCATTGAAATCAGGAAAGATTTAACTAATGAATGGAGCGCTAGAGGAGTTAAGAATAATGAGTTTGCTATTCTTACTGATGATATCACTTTTGCTTGGGCCGGAATCAAGGTTAAGGATTATAAGAAGATAAAAGATTTAAAGAAGGAGAATTTACGGGATAACATGACTAACTTGGAATTAGTCTTGAATATGCTGGCGGAAACTTCTACGACTGAAATTTCCAAGAAAGAATTGCCTGACACTTTTTCCAAGAATAGAAAGGTTGCCAAAAAAGGCGGCCGAGTGGCTGGCAAAGCTAGACAGGAATTAGAAAAACAGCTTGATCGCTCGGTTATTTCTAGAAATAAGTTTTTACCGGCCGAGAATAAGAAGCTAAAATGA
- the yjjX gene encoding inosine/xanthosine triphosphatase: MQINVGSKNPVKVQALEEILSDYPDFKGAELTIVETPSGVSDQPKSLDETVQGAMNRAKNSFSNCQYSFGMESGLMAVPNTKSGYMDVCVCAIFDGEEYHLGLSSAWEAPKKVTEMMLREGLDMNDAAYRSGFTDNLKVGSAEGLVGIMTKGRLTRKEYTKEAIRTALIHVEK; this comes from the coding sequence ATGCAAATAAATGTCGGTTCGAAAAATCCCGTTAAAGTTCAAGCCTTAGAAGAGATTCTTTCAGATTATCCTGATTTTAAAGGAGCGGAGTTGACTATAGTGGAAACACCCTCTGGAGTTAGCGACCAGCCGAAGTCTTTGGACGAGACCGTGCAAGGGGCTATGAATCGAGCTAAGAATTCATTTAGTAACTGCCAATATAGTTTCGGGATGGAATCAGGCTTGATGGCTGTTCCTAACACCAAATCAGGTTATATGGATGTTTGTGTTTGTGCTATCTTTGATGGAGAAGAATATCATCTTGGCCTGTCTTCAGCCTGGGAGGCGCCCAAAAAAGTAACTGAAATGATGTTGCGCGAAGGCTTGGACATGAACGACGCCGCCTATCGCTCTGGCTTCACCGATAATCTGAAGGTCGGGTCAGCCGAAGGTTTGGTTGGCATCATGACTAAAGGTAGGTTGACTAGGAAAGAATACACCAAAGAAGCTATCAGAACCGCCCTCATTCATGTGGAGAAATAA